GCACGCGGTCAGCCCTGCGCTGTCGCTCGTACTCCTCTTGCGCCTCAGCCAGCGCCCTCAGCTTCTGGTTCCAGTCTGCCTCCAGAACGTCGGCCACCAGGCGGTTGTCCGGATCAACCTGCATGTAGCGCCGCCGAGCCAGTTCCGCCTCGTAGCGAGCCCGTTCCACTTGTCCCAACCTTAACCTGTCCGCCTCCTCCGCCCTCTGGTTCAACTCCTCGGAGATGGCGAGTGCCACCTCGAGGGCGAGCGGCGTGACCGCCTCGACCAGCATTTCGCCGATTGCCCTGTCCACGCCTGCCCCCGGGATGCGCTGGCAGGGGGAAGCGGCCTGCTCGATCCCCTCGCGCTGGCACACGTACGAGGGCACGACCCGCCCGTTCCTCACGTGATAGCGCACGGTCATGCGCTTTCCGCATACCCCGCAGATCACCAGCCCCTGCAACAGGGCCGGGCCCTCCCGCGGGGGGCTGGCGCGGCGGTCTGCCCCGTACGCCACTGCATTCTCCCGTAACCGCCGCAGGTTGTCCTGGTACTCCTCCCAGGAAATGTAGCCCGGGTGAGCATCCCGCACGAGGGCGAGCCACTTTTCCGGTGGCTTGAGCTTGCAAATGTACCTGCCACCGGGGGTCCTGCGGGTCTGCGTTCTGCCGAAGAAGAGCGCACCTGCGTACCGGGGGTTCCCGAGGACCCGGAGGACCCGATGCCGTTCCAGCCGCGGCCACACCAGTTCCCCCCGCCGGGGGCCCACGGCCACCCGCCACGGGAAGCGGAGCCCCTGCTCTCGGAACACCCGCACCACCTGGCCCGCGGAACCGGTGCGCCGGAAGGTGTCAAACAGCAGGCGCACCGCCCGCTGAACGGCCAGGTCGGGATCGAGTACCACCTGGCTGTCGGGCCCGTACACAAACCCTGTCGGCAGACGGGATTTGAGCTCGCCCCGGCGGGCCTTGCTGAGGATCCCTCCCTGCAGCCGCATGCGCAGCACATGCAGTTCCGCCTCGCTCATCGTCCCCTTGAGCCCCAAAAGCAGCCGGTCGTTGAAGTGCCCGGGGTCGTACACCCCGTCTTCGTCCAGGATGAGGGTATCGGTCAGGGCGCAGATCTCCAGCAACCTGTACCAGTCAGAGGAGCTGCGCGCCAGGCGGGAAACCTCCAGGCCCAGCACGATTCCCACCCGGCCCATACCCACCTCAGCCACCAGCCGCTGGAAACCTTCCCGCCCAGAAGCCGAGGCGCCCGAGTGCCCAAGGTCCTCGTCGATCACCACCACCCGCTCGACCGGCCACCCCAAGGCCACCACCCGTTCCCGGAGCCCGTACTGGCGCTTGGTGCTTTCCTGGTTCTCGAACACCTGCCGCAACGTGCTCTGGCGCACGTAAAGGTACGCGTCCCGCTTCAGGTGGGAGGGCTTGACCTTCTGGTAAACCCCCTGGTCCACCCCATCACCTCCCCCGGCAAGAAAGCGCCATCGTCACCAGCGCCATCACTAGTTCAGCCTGCGTCCTTGCACCTGTCATGCTCAGGCCACCTGACCCGGGCCCAACTCGCGGGCTGCAGGCAGGGGCGCAGGATGCCCAGGCTTGCACCCACGCGGGCACCCCGCGCCGCATGAGCAGGGTCAGGCCGCGGGGGGCAGCTCCCGGGACCGCACCCACCGCGTACGCCCGCACCTCCTCGTATCGCTCCGCCAGCCCGTCCGCGCTCATCTGGCCGCCTACGCCTTTTCCCGGCGCCCCCCTTTTCGGGCCCGCCCCAGGGCCCGCTCGATGCTCCGGGGATGCACCGTCAGGCCGAGTCGTTCCCTCACCATGCGGGCCAGCTCGCCCGGACGCAGCGTCGGGTCCTCGGAAAGCACGGCCTCCAGAAACCCCATCACCTCCTCCGTGAACTTGTGCGCCCTCCGGGGGCCCGGCCGCTGGGGCAGGAGCCCGGGAAGACCGCCGCGCCGGAACGCCTCCCGCGCCTGGTAAAACGACGGGCGAGAAAACCCAAACAGCGCCGCCGCCCGCTTCGCTGGCAGCCCGTCCACCTCGACACGCCGCAGCATCTCGTACTTCACCTGCACCAGGTCGCGGGCGTCGAAGAAGGGGTTCCCCGACCGGAAGGCCTCGTCTGTCACGTCCTCCGGACGCGGGTTGAGCGCATGATGGGCCCGGAGGGAAGAGAGCTTCTCGTCTCCCTGTTTGCCCGGCAATCCTTTCCCTCCCCAGATGTGTTAACTCCATTATGCACACCCCTGTCCGCCTGTCAAGGCCCATCCCGGAAAACCCTCACTGCAAGGAGACCTAAGCTGCTCCCATGCCGGACGGCTTGGTAGATGAGCATAATCAACTTAACACTCACGGCGTAATCTCCTTTACACGGTCTCCGTCTTCCTTCCCCGACTCTTGAAGATCCCTCACCAGTGCCGCCAGGGCACGCAGGTCCTGGAGGCGGAAGATCGAGCGACCCCCTGACAGAGTGACAAACGGATCAGCAGGCGCCACATCCGTCCAGCTGGCGGGAAGGGACCGCACCCTTCCCTCGCGGTCTTCGAAAAACACCCGGTCTTCGCACCACGCCTGGCACCAGGTGAGAAGCTCGAATTCCTGGCCACTCAAGGGATGGTAGGGATGCACCACCCTGAATTTCCGTGACGCACCGGACACTCCGGGTGCAATCGATGACTTTGACCAAGGGGAAGGTGGAAAACCCCTTCCGCCACCTGGAGGATCACCTGATCAGAGGAGGGCGCTGGGACAGCTTCGAGCATTTCCTGGCCGAGCTCCAGAGGTTTGCCCGGGAGGAGCTCGACCTAATGGTCCACGGCACCACGCGCCAGCGGCCCATAGATCTCTTCGCCGAAGAGCAGCCTTACCTCACCCCTCTGCCCGCGGGCAGGTTCGTCAGCACCCGGGAGCAGTTCCGGAACGTGAGCTGGGACTGCCTGATCTCGTTCGACGGCAACCGCTACAGCGTCCCCCATCCCTACGCGGGTAAGTCGGTGTGGGTGAGGGTGTCCCGGGGCGAGTATCTCCTCGTGCTTGACATGCACGGCCAGGTCGTGGCCACCCATGAACTCTGCCGGGACAAGGGGCGCACCATCCTCAAGCAGGAGCACTACGAGGGGCTAAGGCGGGCGGCCCCGCGCACCCGGGCGCTGCTGGAGAAGGCATTCCTGGACCGCTTCCCGGATCAGGCAGAATTCCTGGAGAGGCTCTACGCCCAGCAGAAGCTCAACCCGGCCTACCACCTGCGGGGCATACTGGAGCTTGCCTCTTTGTACCCCAAGGAGGCTATGCTGGAGGCCTTCTCCCTCTGCCTGCGGTACAACACCTTCTCCGTGGGCTTCGTCCGCGGCGTGCTCGAGCAGCATCCCCCCGCCCAGCCGCAGCCGGAGCCCGGAGTCCGCCCCCTGCACGGGCTGCCGCAGGTCAAGGTGAACCGCAGTCTCTCCGCGTACCAGCGCCTGCTCGAGGGAGGTGGATGCCGGTGACCGAGGTGGAGCGGTTGAGGCAGCAGCTGCGGAAGCTCAGCCTGCACACCATGGCCGCCATATTCGAAGAGGAGGCGGAGAAGGCGGCCAAAAGCCAGATGAGCTACACGGCCTTCCTGGCGCGCCTGGCCGACGAGGAGGTGGCTGCCAAGGCGGAGCGGTCGATCAACGCCAAGGTGGCCAAGGCGCGTTTCCCCGCCATCAAGACCCTGGAGTCGTTCGACTTCAGCTTCCAGCCCTCCCTCCCGGTGGCAACGATCAAGGAGTTGGCGGAACTGGGCTTCCTGGACAAGGCGGAAAACATCGTCCTGGTGGGACCGAGCGGCACGGGGAAGACCCATCTTGCCATCGCCCTGGGTCTGAAGGCCTGCATGGCGAGAAAAAGGGTCCTGTTCACCACCGTGCACGCGCTGCTGGACCAACTGGTGGCGGCAACCGTAGACCGATCTCTGGGGTCGCGCCTGGAGGCGCTCAGCCGCCTGGATCTGGTCATCGCCGACGAACTGGGGTACATGCCGGTGGACACCCAGAGGGCGAACCTCTTCTTCCAGTTCGTCAGCTGCCGCTACGAGAAGGGCTCCATCATCCTGACCACCAACAAGGCCTTCGACCAGTGGGGGCAGGTATTCGGAGACGACGTCATCGCCTCCGCCATCCTCGACCGCCTTCTCCACCACAGCCACATCATCGCCATCAACGGGCCCAGTTACCGGCTCAAGGACAAGCTGGACCGGGCCGCGCAGGCCGCCGGAGCCACGGCCCGGCGCGAATCAGCCTGAGAACTGGCCGGCTGAACGGGGGACCGCCGATCGACACAAGGGCGGCACATCGAGCTGCAAATTCTGCCAAGAACCCCCAACACGGGAAGGAATCACAGGCCGCCGCTGCACCTTGAAAACCGGATAGCTCGTCACCCGGCACGCTGAGCTGCGGAGCGCGGCCAGTGCCGGTATGGTGGCAGTTACCGGGGGTGGCGAAAGTGGAACACCCCGCCTTCTCGCGGCAGCGCATCCCCAGGGACAGACCCGGGTGGAAGCCAAGAGCTGCTTGGTTCCTCACCAGCGAGATCCGTGGGCGGGAAATCTCCCCTGGAGGAAGCCGAGGTGGTGTCCCGGGGCACCCTCGACCTCCATGCGAAGGACACCCGCTCTCCCGCGACCTGGGCCAGATCGAGCTCCCCGCCATAGCAGGCCGGTTGAAGGCCGACTTCGGGGTGGGGGTGATGGCGCCAGGGAGGATGGCCCGGGCCACCGAGGAGGCCTGGTACCAGGATGCCGCCTGGGCGAAAAGAGGCGGCGCATGTTCTGACCCCTCAGCCACAAAGGCATCCGTGAGAAACCGGGCAGGCTCCAGGACCAGGGCTGGCCGCTGCCCCTGGGGGAGCAGGAAGGCGCGGGAGGGGCTCACCACACCCCGGGCGGTGCTGGCCGAGGACCGCTGCTGCGAGGAGAACACCACCAGCAGGCCGATACTGGCGGTACCGTGCTGCATCCTCAACCGGTGGCAGCTTGCGTTCCGCCGCACGGTGGTCTGTCGGACTGGCCCGTGGAGGAGGTCGCGGAAGCGACCGGCGAGCGGGGCTGGCTGGAGCTTTGGGCCTGGCGATCTTGTTGCCGGCGCCCAGGGCAGCTTCTGGCCAGGAGCGGAAAGCTTTCCTGTCCCTGCTGAGCCAGCGGCGCGGCTACACCCTCTCTTCCTCGGAGCGGTTCTGCCAGGAGTCAACCGACCTTGCCTACCGCATCTGCCGCCGGACCGGGCCTTGGCCAGGTGGCGCGCTCCGGGGTGTCAAGCTCAGAACCTCCGGGAAAGAGTCTTCGCGACTGCATTCTCGTCGGGGAGATCCTCCCCGAGCATGGCTTCCCAAGCTCCGACCCGGTGAACCGGGAGAGTTCCCAGGGGCTCAAGTGGGCGCCCCGGAGCGGTTAGCCACCCCGCCTACGCCCAGGGCCCTTCCGCTCCCTGCTCATGCGCCGTTTCCCGCCACCGGCCTCGTGCCCGGGCTATCGTGCCAGTTCAGTAGGCGCCTACCTGCGGTCGTTCGGCCGGATTGCTCATGGTGGTGCGCTACCGCGAAAGGCCATGCGCCGGATTCGCCGGCACCAGCCCGCTTTGAAGGAACAGCTCGAAGCCGCGAAGAAACACTTCGCGACCCAGGCGCCACAAAGAGCAACGTGGTCAGCCAGGCCTCAAGCTCGAGGAACTGGCTCCGGCAGCCCCCTGCAACACCAAACACCGAACAGAGGCAAAAGTAACATTAGCAATTGTTTCCTTCTCTGGAAACCCGGGTGGCTCAAATTTCAGTGGGAAAGTGGCTCACTTTTCGCTGGGAATCTGCACGGATAACTCATGTTCTCCAAACGAGCAACGGCTGACGGTTCGGCAGAACGACCCGACAGCGGAGACAAGTGGCACAGCGTTGCCATCCGGCCGAGTCAGCGGGATAATACCCTCAGGAGGGGTCGAGGCGTCCTAACACTCACCCCGCACCATAATGTGGAGGAGGCAGCTCCGTGGACTCCGAGATCGTATTCCTCGTAGAGGAAGCCCCTGAGGGCGGCTACCAGGCGCGTGCGCTTGGCTACTCAATCTTCACCGAGGCGGACTCCCTCGCAGAACTCAAGGAAGCCGTGCGCGACGCGGTCCGGTGCCACTTCGACGATGACCGGGACCGCCCGCGCGTGATCCGTCTTCACTTCGTCAGGGACGAGGTCCTCGCGCTGTGAAACTCCCCAGAGACGTAAGCACCCAAGAACTGGCCCGGCTGCTGGGCCGGTACGGGTACCGCATCACGCGACAGACGGGGTCCCATCTGAGGCTTACGACTCTGCAAAACGGCGAGCACCACGTCACCATCCCCAATCATGACGTCCTCAAGGTCGGGACCCTCAGTTCTATCCTGGCCGACGTTGCTGCTCACCTCAAGGTTGGCAAAGAGGCTCTCATCAAAGACCTTTTCGGCTGAAGCAGCTTCCGACGGGCATCGACCAATGCCCAGGCCATGCCTGCCCCATAGTTCGGATAACGCCCGTTCCCCGAACCGAGGCCCACCGACCACCAGCAGGTGCGGGGCGGCGTTGGGGAGAACGCCGCCCCGCGAGCATCGCCGTCCGTTCCGTCAGGGCGCTTACACTACCCTGTTCCCCACCTGCCTCCCCGCACAGGAAGGAGACCCCAGAACAGTAGAAGCTAAAACAAGAACGCCACCGCTATTCTGACAACGTTGATGGGCGTCTTGGCGATTCCGAGCGAGAGCCCGAACAAGCGCTCCATGCCGTATACCAGGAACAGGCCAAACACAATTCCGCCTGCCGCAAAGACCACACAACTAATCAGCACTATCCTCAGGTCGGGAAGATGCACGTTTTCCCTCCGTTCATTTACTCGCTCCCGCCACAGTCCCCGCAGCAGCGCACTACACTTGGCGCAGCACATGTCACAGCGCCCCGGGGAGCTGCTCGCCCCGCCTCCCGCCTGTTCCACGGCGCAGTCCCTTCAGTCCGTAGCCGACAACCGAACACAGCTCCGACGACCGCGCCAGCCCACGGTGGCGACTGCACAGACTCGAACCAGACCTGCTGTAGCTCTCCAATCGGTCCCTACGCCGCTCACTGGCAAACAGAACCCCGGGCCAATCGGTTACCGCCCCGGGGTTCCGTTTCGCATCGGTACACTCACTGGCCACGTCCCAGTTCATCGCCGCGCGGGGCATTGCTCTATTCTCGATGAGGTACCGTCGTGTGGAGGCGGAGGCCTTTACTCTTCGTCACCCCGATTCGTGCGTTGTCTCCCGGTTCCCCCCGTTCGCGGTCTCCCGCACCGCTTACAGTCCTCCGTGCGGACGTCTTCGCTGATTCTATGGCCTTGGATCGCTTCATTCGCTCCCGCCGCTCAGTTTCAGCCGCTTCCTGAAGCGCCAGCAGTCCGCCCAGGTTGAACCATTGCAGGGGCAGGACGACTACCGCAGCGATCAGCCCCCAGGTCCAAGGCGCTTGGAATCCCCCGCTCACCAGCCCTAAGGACACCAACGCTGTTGATAATGTCCAGAATTTGCGAAGGTACGTCCTGGACCATCTCCTTAGGTGTCCCCAAACGCCGAACCCGACAGCGTAACAGATTACAGCAGCCGCGCACACCAAGAGCCTCCTCCCATCCGGTTCGTCAGGCAACGGACGGGAGAAATCCGCCGCTATGACGGCTGCAACATCCCTCAACAGACCACGAAATCCGACGCCCAAGCCCACGAGGGACAGACACAACCCAGCCACCAACATCCACCATTCCCCCGGGTGCGGCTTACGCCCACTTGACCGCATCCCCCACTACCTCCTGGAGGTCCCGTAGGCCCGCATAAGAATAGGTTGCCCGCACAGCACCAGAGTAGGTTCTCATTGCCGCGGCGTAGCTGGTCACCGACCGCCCCGCCACACCAAAGGCAACCGACGCGGCGCTGCCCGCAACAGTCCCTATCAGTTCCCCCCTTCGGTCGTGCGCACCTCAACGCCCTCCCCGAAGCAAAGGTGTGACGATGAAAGCCAACACCATCATCAAGAAAAAGGCTGCGGCGGCGCGAATCACGTTTGCCGCGCTCCGCTCTATCCCCAGAGCGCGACCGACAACGAACGTAAGGAACAGCCCAAAGGCAATTCCGCCCACCAGATACACCCCACACAGGAGGAGAACGGTTTTGACATCCCATGTACGCACTCGGACATGCCCCCCAGGAACAATCCTACCTCGGGCCCGGCCGTGCTTGTCGCCTGAAGAGCGAATTGATCTTCTTGCCAAGGGGTGTTGTAGGGAGAACCTTACCTGCCAGAGCACCACCCGCTGCATTGACCGCGACGGACTTCACGAACCCGCCAGCAC
The sequence above is drawn from the Bacillota bacterium genome and encodes:
- a CDS encoding helix-turn-helix domain-containing protein, with the protein product MPGKQGDEKLSSLRAHHALNPRPEDVTDEAFRSGNPFFDARDLVQVKYEMLRRVEVDGLPAKRAAALFGFSRPSFYQAREAFRRGGLPGLLPQRPGPRRAHKFTEEVMGFLEAVLSEDPTLRPGELARMVRERLGLTVHPRSIERALGRARKGGRREKA
- a CDS encoding 2-oxoisovalerate dehydrogenase, whose product is MDSEIVFLVEEAPEGGYQARALGYSIFTEADSLAELKEAVRDAVRCHFDDDRDRPRVIRLHFVRDEVLAL
- the istB gene encoding IS21-like element helper ATPase IstB, with product MTEVERLRQQLRKLSLHTMAAIFEEEAEKAAKSQMSYTAFLARLADEEVAAKAERSINAKVAKARFPAIKTLESFDFSFQPSLPVATIKELAELGFLDKAENIVLVGPSGTGKTHLAIALGLKACMARKRVLFTTVHALLDQLVAATVDRSLGSRLEALSRLDLVIADELGYMPVDTQRANLFFQFVSCRYEKGSIILTTNKAFDQWGQVFGDDVIASAILDRLLHHSHIIAINGPSYRLKDKLDRAAQAAGATARRESA
- a CDS encoding recombinase family protein; amino-acid sequence: MDQGVYQKVKPSHLKRDAYLYVRQSTLRQVFENQESTKRQYGLRERVVALGWPVERVVVIDEDLGHSGASASGREGFQRLVAEVGMGRVGIVLGLEVSRLARSSSDWYRLLEICALTDTLILDEDGVYDPGHFNDRLLLGLKGTMSEAELHVLRMRLQGGILSKARRGELKSRLPTGFVYGPDSQVVLDPDLAVQRAVRLLFDTFRRTGSAGQVVRVFREQGLRFPWRVAVGPRRGELVWPRLERHRVLRVLGNPRYAGALFFGRTQTRRTPGGRYICKLKPPEKWLALVRDAHPGYISWEEYQDNLRRLRENAVAYGADRRASPPREGPALLQGLVICGVCGKRMTVRYHVRNGRVVPSYVCQREGIEQAASPCQRIPGAGVDRAIGEMLVEAVTPLALEVALAISEELNQRAEEADRLRLGQVERARYEAELARRRYMQVDPDNRLVADVLEADWNQKLRALAEAQEEYERQRRADRVLVDEEERGRILALATDFPRLWRDPRTSDRDRKRMVRLIIEDVTLLKKENITAHVRFKGGASRTLTLPLPPSAWQLYQTDPAVVAEIDRLLDDYTDGEAALILNERGLRSGHGNRFDRLMVRKVRLAYGLKDTYSRLRDRGLLTLKEMAAALGVSSSTVKAWRRHGLLRAHAYNDKDQYLYEPPGEDAPVKGKWKLRRRKSTPATREEGAV
- a CDS encoding type II toxin-antitoxin system HicA family toxin; translated protein: MKLPRDVSTQELARLLGRYGYRITRQTGSHLRLTTLQNGEHHVTIPNHDVLKVGTLSSILADVAAHLKVGKEALIKDLFG
- a CDS encoding DUF5372 family protein encodes the protein MVHPYHPLSGQEFELLTWCQAWCEDRVFFEDREGRVRSLPASWTDVAPADPFVTLSGGRSIFRLQDLRALAALVRDLQESGKEDGDRVKEITP